One genomic region from Hyalangium minutum encodes:
- a CDS encoding 5'-deoxyadenosine deaminase, with protein MDLLLTHGTVVTMNREREVLADTDVLIQDGRIAKIGRGLKVKGAARRVLDVRGQVVLPGLIHGHLHACQTLFRNHADGLELLDWLRERIWPYEAAHDAESLRASADLTFAELIQSGATAALDMGTVRHYDSVFESARDCGFRLTGGKAMMDTGHSLPAGLRETTEASLAESLALLERWHGTHGDRLRYAFAPRFVLSCTEPLLKEVSRLAKEKGVRVHTHASENATECDLVRQRIGLDNVAYFHSLGLSGPHVTLAHCVWLTAEEQRLLRETGTVVCHCPSSNLKLASGIAKVPELMDSGVHVCLGADGAPCNNNLDIFLEMRLAALLHKPRVGPLAMPPMRVLEMATLEGARAIGMEKEVGSLEEGKRADVTVVDVRGLHTLPTPQNVLDAVVHAARSTDVCHVAIDGQLVLKDRQLLTMDAHDVAERAQKHATRIIERANL; from the coding sequence GTGGACCTGCTCCTCACCCATGGCACCGTCGTGACGATGAACCGCGAGCGCGAGGTGCTCGCGGACACGGACGTCCTCATCCAGGATGGCCGCATCGCCAAGATTGGACGCGGGCTCAAGGTGAAGGGCGCCGCGAGGCGGGTGCTCGACGTGCGCGGCCAGGTGGTGCTGCCCGGCCTCATCCACGGCCACCTGCACGCCTGCCAGACGCTGTTCCGCAACCACGCGGACGGGCTGGAACTGCTGGACTGGCTCCGCGAGCGCATCTGGCCCTACGAGGCCGCGCATGACGCGGAGTCCCTGCGGGCCTCGGCCGATCTGACTTTCGCCGAGCTCATCCAGTCCGGTGCCACGGCGGCGCTCGACATGGGCACGGTGCGTCACTACGACTCGGTGTTCGAGTCCGCGCGGGACTGCGGGTTCCGGCTCACCGGCGGCAAGGCGATGATGGACACGGGCCACTCGCTGCCCGCGGGCCTGCGCGAGACGACGGAGGCCTCGCTCGCCGAGAGCTTGGCGCTGCTGGAGCGCTGGCACGGCACGCACGGGGACCGGCTCCGCTACGCCTTCGCACCGCGCTTCGTGCTCTCGTGCACCGAGCCGCTCCTCAAAGAGGTGTCCCGGCTGGCGAAGGAGAAGGGCGTGCGCGTGCACACCCACGCCAGCGAGAACGCCACCGAGTGCGATCTGGTGCGCCAGCGCATCGGCCTGGACAACGTGGCGTACTTTCACTCGCTGGGGCTCAGCGGCCCCCATGTGACGCTGGCCCACTGCGTGTGGCTCACCGCCGAGGAGCAGCGCCTGCTGCGCGAGACGGGCACGGTGGTGTGCCACTGCCCCAGCTCCAACCTGAAGCTCGCCTCCGGCATCGCCAAGGTGCCCGAGCTGATGGACTCGGGCGTCCACGTCTGCCTGGGCGCGGACGGCGCTCCCTGCAACAACAACCTGGACATCTTCCTGGAGATGCGGCTCGCGGCCCTGTTGCACAAGCCGCGCGTGGGCCCTCTGGCCATGCCGCCGATGCGCGTGCTGGAGATGGCCACCCTGGAGGGAGCGCGGGCGATCGGGATGGAGAAGGAAGTGGGCTCGCTGGAGGAGGGCAAGCGCGCTGACGTCACCGTGGTGGACGTCCGCGGCCTGCACACCCTGCCCACCCCTCAGAACGTCCTGGACGCGGTGGTCCACGCCGCTCGCTCCACGGACGTGTGTCACGTGGCCATCGACGGCCAGCTCGTCCTCAAGGACCGGCAGCTGCTCACGATGGACGCCCACGACGTCGCCGAGCGCGCCCAGAAGCACGCCACTCGCATCATCGAGCGCGCGAACCTCTGA
- a CDS encoding cytidine deaminase encodes MAEEIPWESLFQQAAKVRERAHVPYSRFPVGAAVLFADGNIVTGCNVENATYGLTVCAERNAFAASVAQGRVRPVAVAIVVDTPTPCPPCGMCRQVMAEFAGPDLPVRSRNLKGEEAQYSLRELLPHAFTRDFL; translated from the coding sequence ATGGCCGAGGAGATCCCCTGGGAGTCGCTGTTCCAGCAGGCTGCCAAGGTGCGCGAGCGCGCCCACGTGCCCTACTCACGCTTCCCGGTAGGAGCAGCTGTCCTCTTCGCGGACGGCAACATCGTCACGGGCTGTAACGTGGAGAACGCCACCTATGGACTGACGGTGTGTGCCGAGCGCAATGCGTTCGCCGCCTCGGTGGCCCAGGGCAGGGTTCGGCCCGTGGCGGTGGCCATCGTGGTGGACACCCCCACGCCGTGCCCGCCGTGCGGCATGTGCCGGCAGGTGATGGCGGAGTTCGCCGGGCCGGACTTGCCCGTGCGCAGCCGCAACCTCAAGGGGGAGGAGGCGCAATACTCCCTCCGGGAGCTCTTGCCGCACGCCTTCACGCGCGACTTCCTCTGA
- a CDS encoding PilZ domain-containing protein: MSNKDSTAMAERNDSKGPQSEERRDSPRVPMNFLVRKAGSDASYEPREGDLSLGGCAFKGTALEPGTALEVRFRLPNLTDELKVRGEVLTTPEALQSGATRVRFLDLPVEVELSIARHLDQTALGAPKR; the protein is encoded by the coding sequence GTGAGCAACAAGGATTCGACAGCGATGGCGGAGCGGAACGATTCCAAGGGACCCCAGAGCGAGGAGCGGCGGGACTCGCCCCGAGTGCCCATGAACTTCCTGGTGCGGAAGGCCGGGAGCGACGCGTCCTACGAGCCCCGCGAGGGAGACCTCTCCCTGGGCGGCTGTGCCTTCAAGGGCACGGCGCTGGAGCCGGGCACGGCGCTGGAGGTGCGCTTTCGCCTGCCCAACCTGACGGACGAACTGAAGGTGCGTGGCGAGGTGCTCACCACCCCCGAGGCCTTGCAGAGCGGCGCCACGCGGGTCCGCTTCTTGGATTTGCCCGTCGAGGTGGAACTGTCCATTGCGCGCCACCTGGACCAGACGGCGCTGGGTGCACCGAAACGCTGA
- a CDS encoding purine-nucleoside phosphorylase, whose amino-acid sequence MGLYEQVQETVQAIRQRAGGLTPRVGIILGSGLGAFADSFERKVVIPYAELPHFPHSSVPGHAGRLVLGLVGGEPVVAMQGRVHSYEGYSSVQVAFPARVLCALGIRGLVVTNAAGGINSQFAPGDLMAITDHLNLSGWNALTGPNDDRLGPRFPDMSRAYAPSLRELLLQSAQRTQVLLRQGVYVMVSGPSYETPAEIRMFRTLGADAVGMSTVPEVVAASHMSVPVVGISCITNLAAGVGDKPLTHEEVAETANRVAGIFSRLLTDFLPVVARA is encoded by the coding sequence ATGGGACTCTACGAGCAGGTCCAGGAGACGGTTCAGGCCATCCGCCAGCGGGCCGGGGGGCTAACGCCTCGGGTTGGCATCATCCTCGGCAGCGGGCTGGGGGCCTTCGCCGACAGCTTCGAGCGCAAGGTCGTCATCCCTTATGCCGAGCTGCCGCACTTCCCCCACTCGTCGGTGCCCGGTCACGCGGGCCGGCTCGTGCTGGGGCTGGTGGGCGGCGAGCCCGTGGTCGCCATGCAGGGCCGCGTCCACTCCTATGAGGGGTACTCCTCCGTGCAGGTCGCCTTCCCGGCCCGCGTGCTGTGCGCGCTCGGCATCCGGGGACTCGTGGTGACCAACGCCGCGGGCGGCATCAACTCCCAGTTCGCCCCGGGCGACCTGATGGCCATCACCGACCACCTCAACCTGTCGGGTTGGAACGCGCTGACGGGCCCCAATGATGACCGGCTGGGTCCTCGCTTTCCGGACATGAGCCGGGCTTATGCTCCCTCGCTCCGGGAGCTTCTGCTCCAGTCCGCCCAGCGAACCCAGGTGCTCCTGCGGCAGGGGGTCTATGTCATGGTGTCGGGTCCCTCGTACGAGACGCCAGCGGAGATCCGCATGTTCCGGACGTTGGGGGCGGACGCGGTGGGCATGAGCACCGTGCCCGAGGTAGTGGCCGCCAGCCACATGAGCGTCCCCGTGGTGGGGATCAGCTGCATCACCAACCTGGCGGCCGGTGTGGGAGACAAGCCCCTGACTCATGAAGAAGTGGCCGAGACGGCGAACCGGGTGGCGGGTATCTTCTCGCGGCTGCTGACGGACTTTCTTCCTGTGGTGGCACGCGCGTGA
- a CDS encoding thymidine phosphorylase: MRPYELIKAKRDGRELDPDSIREFIAAYTRGDVPDYQMSAMCMAVFFKGLNPVELGAWTQAMLESGEVLDLSETPGIKVDKHSTGGVGDKVSLSLAPLAAACGVPVPMISGRGLGHTGGTLDKLESIPGFKVDLSVADYRRLVRDVGACLIGQTATLAPADKKLYALRDVTATVDCLPLIASSIMSKKLAEGIDALVLDVKTGSGAFMKRLEDSRALARTMIGIGTQMKRKVTALITDMDQPLGRAVGNALEVIEAVDMLRGKAPADYTEVTLALTAEMLVLGGKAANEAQARQLLQRAMDDGSALRKLKEIVQVQGGDPLAIDDYSRLPQAKATADVLAPGDGFVTGIDTEAVGLAAVALGAGRQRVDSRIDPAVGFTLLRKVGEPVKAGEPVVRVHYNDAGPLQDVKARLLAAYRFGPQAPAPRPLIVERLE; this comes from the coding sequence GTGAGACCCTACGAACTCATCAAAGCCAAGCGGGATGGCCGGGAGTTGGATCCGGACTCCATCCGCGAGTTCATTGCCGCCTATACCCGCGGTGACGTGCCGGACTACCAGATGTCCGCCATGTGCATGGCCGTCTTCTTCAAGGGGCTCAACCCCGTGGAGCTGGGCGCCTGGACACAGGCCATGCTCGAGTCTGGCGAGGTGCTCGACCTTTCCGAGACGCCCGGCATCAAGGTGGACAAGCACTCCACGGGTGGAGTGGGGGACAAGGTCTCCCTGAGCCTGGCGCCGCTGGCGGCGGCCTGTGGCGTGCCCGTGCCGATGATCTCCGGCCGGGGCCTGGGGCACACGGGCGGGACCCTGGACAAGCTGGAGTCCATCCCTGGCTTCAAGGTGGACCTCTCGGTGGCGGACTACCGGCGGCTCGTGCGGGATGTGGGGGCCTGCCTCATCGGGCAGACGGCCACGCTGGCTCCCGCGGACAAGAAGCTCTACGCGCTCCGGGATGTGACGGCCACGGTGGACTGCTTGCCGCTGATCGCCAGCTCCATCATGAGCAAGAAGCTGGCGGAGGGCATCGACGCGCTCGTGCTGGACGTGAAGACGGGCAGTGGCGCCTTCATGAAGCGCTTGGAGGACTCGCGCGCCCTGGCCCGGACGATGATCGGCATCGGCACGCAGATGAAGCGCAAGGTGACGGCGCTCATCACGGACATGGATCAGCCGCTGGGACGCGCGGTGGGCAACGCCCTCGAAGTGATTGAGGCGGTGGACATGCTCCGGGGCAAGGCACCGGCGGACTACACCGAGGTGACGCTGGCGCTCACGGCGGAGATGCTCGTGCTCGGCGGCAAGGCGGCGAACGAGGCTCAGGCGCGGCAGTTGTTGCAGCGCGCCATGGACGACGGGAGCGCGCTGCGCAAGCTCAAGGAGATTGTCCAGGTGCAGGGCGGCGATCCGCTCGCCATTGATGACTACAGCCGGTTGCCGCAGGCGAAGGCCACGGCGGACGTGCTGGCGCCAGGTGACGGTTTCGTCACGGGCATCGACACGGAGGCGGTGGGGCTGGCGGCGGTGGCGCTGGGGGCGGGACGGCAGCGGGTGGACAGCCGGATTGATCCAGCGGTGGGCTTCACGCTGCTGCGCAAGGTGGGCGAGCCGGTGAAGGCAGGCGAGCCGGTGGTGCGCGTGCACTATAATGACGCGGGCCCCCTCCAGGACGTGAAGGCGCGGCTGTTGGCGGCGTACCGCTTCGGCCCGCAGGCTCCGGCGCCTCGGCCGCTCATCGTGGAGCGGCTGGAGTAG